One Actinoplanes missouriensis 431 DNA segment encodes these proteins:
- a CDS encoding MarR family winged helix-turn-helix transcriptional regulator: MDGAVPEIGTRLHDLIRVSRMLKQRRSAERSAIPIGLFVLLSEIDRLPTGSHARELAIQSGLDPSTVSRAVAALVSHGLVTREPDPHDGRATVLVVTATGKAALADTLQWYERTLARALADWSPDELAAFSRGLGRFTEAIDTALSTNDTLMEAAQ; this comes from the coding sequence ATGGACGGCGCCGTGCCCGAGATCGGCACCCGTCTGCACGATCTGATCAGGGTCAGCCGGATGCTCAAACAGCGCCGGTCGGCGGAACGGTCGGCGATCCCGATCGGACTCTTCGTCCTGCTCTCAGAGATCGACCGTCTCCCCACCGGGTCACACGCCCGTGAACTGGCGATCCAGAGCGGACTCGACCCGTCGACGGTGAGCCGTGCCGTCGCCGCCCTCGTCTCCCACGGCCTGGTGACGCGCGAGCCGGACCCGCACGACGGGCGCGCGACGGTCCTGGTCGTCACCGCCACCGGCAAGGCCGCCCTCGCCGACACCCTCCAGTGGTACGAACGCACGCTCGCCCGGGCGCTCGCCGACTGGAGCCCGGACGAGCTCGCCGCGTTCAGCCGCGGACTCGGCCGGTTCACCGAGGCCATCGATACCGCACTCTCCACCAACGACACTCTCATGGAGGCGGCGCAGTGA
- a CDS encoding zinc-dependent alcohol dehydrogenase: MKALQWQGVNKLAVGTVPDPELRNPGDIIVRVTKSVTCGSDLHLLGGYIPFMEKGDVLGHEFLGEVVEVGPDVRTHRIGDRVVVSSFISCGNCWYCDQKLYSLCDNGNTNPAITETLWGHAPSGCFGYSHAMGGNAGSHAEFIRVPFADVGAFAVPEGVSDERALFASDAASTGWMGADLGGVQPGDVVAVWGAGGVGQMAARAAMLLGAGRVIVIDRLPNRLAQVERHIGAETLNFETTDVSAELRERSGGRGPDVCIEAVGMEAHSRGYDQLKQQLRLQTDRPVAVRDAIHACRKGGSVFVLGVYAGFVDKFPLGALMNKGLTVRGAQMHGQRYIPMLLDRMAKGELVTEHLATHVMPLDQAPEGYRMFKEKDDDCVRAVFCP; the protein is encoded by the coding sequence GTGAAGGCGCTGCAGTGGCAGGGCGTCAACAAGCTCGCCGTCGGCACCGTGCCCGACCCGGAGCTCCGCAACCCCGGCGACATCATCGTCCGGGTGACCAAGTCCGTGACCTGCGGTTCCGACCTGCACCTGCTCGGCGGATACATCCCGTTCATGGAGAAGGGCGACGTCCTCGGCCACGAGTTCCTCGGCGAGGTCGTCGAGGTGGGCCCGGACGTGCGCACCCACCGGATCGGCGACCGGGTGGTGGTGTCGTCGTTCATCTCGTGCGGAAACTGCTGGTACTGCGACCAGAAGCTCTACTCGCTCTGCGACAACGGCAACACCAATCCGGCGATCACCGAAACCCTGTGGGGTCACGCGCCGAGCGGCTGCTTCGGCTACTCGCACGCGATGGGCGGCAACGCCGGAAGTCACGCCGAGTTCATCCGCGTCCCGTTCGCCGACGTCGGGGCGTTCGCGGTGCCCGAGGGTGTCAGCGACGAGCGCGCGCTGTTCGCCTCGGACGCCGCGTCGACCGGCTGGATGGGCGCTGACCTGGGCGGCGTCCAGCCCGGTGACGTCGTCGCGGTCTGGGGCGCCGGTGGAGTCGGCCAGATGGCGGCCCGCGCCGCGATGCTGCTCGGCGCCGGCCGGGTGATCGTCATCGACCGCCTGCCGAACCGTCTGGCGCAGGTCGAACGCCACATCGGCGCCGAGACGCTCAACTTCGAGACCACCGACGTCTCCGCCGAACTGCGCGAACGCAGCGGCGGCCGCGGTCCCGACGTCTGCATCGAGGCAGTCGGGATGGAGGCCCACTCCCGCGGCTACGACCAGCTCAAACAGCAGCTGCGCCTGCAGACCGACCGCCCGGTCGCGGTCCGCGACGCCATCCACGCCTGCCGCAAGGGCGGTTCCGTCTTCGTCCTCGGCGTCTACGCCGGATTCGTCGACAAGTTTCCCCTCGGCGCCCTGATGAACAAGGGCCTCACCGTCCGCGGCGCCCAGATGCACGGCCAGCGCTACATCCCGATGCTCCTCGATCGAATGGCGAAGGGTGAGCTGGTCACCGAGCATCTCGCCACGCACGTGATGCCGCTCGACCAGGCGCCCGAGGGCTACCGCATGTTCAAGGAGAAGGACGACGATTGCGTCCGGGCCGTTTTCTGTCCCTGA
- a CDS encoding MFS transporter, translating to MNHRQTLEALSGLLLVLFVAMLSSTVVSTALPKIIGSLNGSQTQYTWVVTATLLTATATTPIWGKLADLFSKKLLIQISIVVFVVGSVVAGMAQNAGELIAARAFQGIGVGGLQALVQVAIAAMIPPRERGRYNGYLGGVMALATVGGPLLGGLIVDTSWLGWRWCFFVGVPVAIVALVLLQITLHLPTVRRENVKIDYLGATLIAAGVSLLLIWISFVDDTFAWLSWQTCSMVGGTLILLALAVRVESRAPEPIVPLPIVRERNTALAILASLAVGMAMFGGAVFLGQYFQIGRGYSPTEAGLLTIPMMAGVLLSSIISGRMITKTGQIKPWIVAGAIVLVAGFGMLSTIDHATALWYVGVGMFAVGAGVGMSMQNLVLAVQNTVALKDIGAASSTVAFFRSLGGTIGVSVLGAVLARQVTDQITHDLAAAGVPASSSGGSSSLNLGALPEAIQHIVRAAYGDATGHIFLLSALIGIVGVVAALMLKQVTLRDSLDLPAELKAAAVAADAIDGAPPIDQVDGGTSTKQR from the coding sequence ATGAACCACCGGCAGACCCTGGAGGCACTCAGCGGTCTGCTGCTGGTCCTCTTCGTCGCCATGCTGAGCAGCACCGTGGTCTCCACGGCACTGCCGAAGATCATCGGATCGCTGAACGGGTCGCAGACCCAGTACACCTGGGTGGTCACCGCCACCCTGCTCACCGCCACCGCGACCACCCCGATCTGGGGCAAGCTCGCCGACCTGTTCAGCAAGAAGCTGCTGATCCAGATCTCGATCGTGGTGTTCGTGGTCGGATCCGTGGTGGCCGGCATGGCGCAGAACGCCGGTGAGCTGATCGCGGCACGCGCCTTCCAGGGCATCGGCGTCGGCGGCCTGCAGGCCCTCGTGCAGGTGGCGATCGCCGCGATGATCCCGCCCCGCGAGCGCGGCCGGTACAACGGCTACCTCGGCGGCGTGATGGCCCTCGCCACGGTCGGCGGTCCGCTGCTCGGCGGCCTCATCGTCGACACGTCATGGCTCGGCTGGCGCTGGTGCTTCTTCGTCGGCGTGCCGGTCGCGATCGTCGCATTGGTGCTGCTCCAGATCACTCTTCACCTTCCGACGGTACGGCGGGAGAACGTCAAGATTGACTACCTGGGCGCTACATTGATCGCCGCCGGAGTCAGCCTGTTGCTGATCTGGATCTCGTTCGTGGACGACACGTTCGCGTGGCTGTCCTGGCAGACGTGCAGCATGGTCGGCGGCACACTGATCCTGCTCGCCCTCGCCGTCCGGGTGGAGTCGCGCGCGCCCGAGCCGATCGTCCCGCTGCCGATCGTCCGCGAACGCAACACCGCGCTCGCCATCCTCGCCAGCCTCGCGGTCGGCATGGCCATGTTCGGCGGCGCCGTGTTCCTCGGCCAGTACTTCCAGATCGGCCGCGGATACAGCCCCACCGAGGCCGGCCTGCTGACCATCCCGATGATGGCCGGCGTGCTGCTCTCCTCGATCATCAGCGGCCGCATGATCACCAAGACCGGCCAGATCAAGCCGTGGATCGTGGCCGGCGCAATCGTGCTGGTCGCCGGGTTCGGCATGCTGAGCACGATCGACCACGCGACAGCCCTCTGGTACGTCGGTGTCGGCATGTTCGCCGTCGGCGCCGGTGTCGGCATGTCGATGCAGAACCTGGTGCTCGCCGTGCAGAACACGGTCGCGCTCAAGGACATCGGCGCGGCAAGCTCGACCGTCGCGTTCTTCCGATCGCTCGGTGGCACGATCGGCGTGTCGGTTCTCGGCGCCGTGCTGGCCCGTCAAGTCACCGACCAGATCACCCATGATCTGGCGGCGGCCGGGGTGCCCGCATCGAGCAGCGGCGGGAGCAGCAGCTTGAATCTGGGCGCGCTGCCGGAGGCGATCCAGCACATCGTGCGGGCCGCATACGGTGACGCCACCGGTCACATCTTCCTGTTGTCGGCGCTCATCGGCATCGTCGGGGTGGTGGCTGCGCTCATGTTGAAGCAGGTGACGCTCCGCGACAGCCTTGATCTGCCCGCCGAGTTGAAGGCGGCAGCCGTGGCGGCCGACGCGATCGACGGCGCCCCGCCGATCGATCAGGTCGACGGCGGCACATCCACGAAGCAACGCTGA
- a CDS encoding cellulase family glycosylhydrolase, producing MAAAAGLALAITGAGIPTATSAAPPQNTSATTQAQATTRAQAAAPATDWLHVDGNQIVDSAGNPVWLTGANWFGFNASERVFHGLWSANITEITRSMAQRGINIVRVPISTQLLLEWKAGTFNTVNVNTYANPELAGKNSLQIFDFWLALCEQYGIKVLLDVHSAEADNSGHIHPVWYKGTITPELYYQAWEWVTARYKANDTIVAMDLKNEPHGTPGTTPRAKWDNSTDVDNWKHTAETAAKRILAINPEVLVLVEGQEVYPREGETWNSPNTDPDLSPNYYYNWWGGNLRGVRDYPINLGANQDQLVYSPHDYGPLVFNQPWFDKPFDKTTLTNDVWRPNWLYIHENDTAPLLIGEWGGRLGQDERQDRWMTALRDLIVEHRLHQTFWVLNPNSGDTGGLLLDDWKTWDEQKYALLKPALWQQGGKFVSLDHQVPLGGAGSTTGISLSAAFGESDTVAPTVPGQPSASGVTATGVTLSWTASTDAVGVTSYDVLRNGTVVATVSGTSYIASGLTASTTYTFSVRARDAAGNVSAASAGRSVTTAATGGDTGGGCTATYKTTGSWSGGFQAEVAVRNTGTAASTGWVVNWTYPSGTTVASLWNGVQATPPVTVRNAEHNGALAAGASTTFGLVGSGPSATPATVSCTLS from the coding sequence CTGGCCGCAGCAGCCGGCCTGGCCCTGGCGATCACCGGCGCCGGCATCCCCACCGCCACCAGTGCCGCCCCACCCCAGAACACCAGCGCCACCACCCAAGCGCAGGCCACCACCCGCGCACAGGCCGCCGCCCCGGCCACCGACTGGCTGCACGTCGACGGGAACCAGATCGTGGACTCCGCCGGCAACCCCGTCTGGCTCACCGGCGCCAACTGGTTCGGCTTCAACGCCTCCGAACGTGTCTTCCACGGCCTCTGGTCGGCCAACATCACCGAGATCACCCGCTCGATGGCCCAGCGCGGCATCAACATCGTCCGCGTCCCGATATCCACTCAACTGCTGCTGGAGTGGAAAGCCGGCACGTTCAACACGGTCAACGTCAACACGTACGCCAACCCCGAACTAGCCGGCAAGAACAGCCTGCAGATCTTCGACTTCTGGCTGGCGCTCTGTGAGCAGTACGGCATCAAGGTCCTCCTCGACGTGCACAGCGCCGAGGCCGACAACTCCGGCCACATCCACCCGGTCTGGTACAAGGGAACGATCACCCCGGAGCTGTATTACCAGGCTTGGGAGTGGGTGACGGCCCGCTACAAGGCGAACGACACGATCGTCGCGATGGACCTGAAGAACGAGCCGCACGGCACGCCCGGCACCACCCCGCGCGCCAAGTGGGACAACTCCACCGACGTGGACAACTGGAAGCACACGGCGGAGACCGCGGCGAAGCGCATCCTGGCGATCAACCCGGAGGTGCTGGTCCTGGTCGAGGGGCAGGAGGTCTACCCGCGCGAGGGTGAGACCTGGAACTCGCCGAACACCGACCCGGACCTGTCGCCGAACTACTACTACAACTGGTGGGGCGGCAACCTGCGCGGCGTCCGCGACTACCCGATCAACCTGGGCGCGAACCAGGATCAGCTGGTCTACTCGCCGCACGACTACGGGCCGCTGGTCTTCAACCAGCCGTGGTTCGACAAGCCGTTCGACAAGACCACATTGACCAACGACGTGTGGCGGCCGAACTGGCTCTACATCCACGAGAACGACACCGCGCCGCTGCTGATCGGCGAGTGGGGTGGCCGGCTCGGCCAGGACGAGCGGCAGGACCGCTGGATGACCGCGCTGCGCGACCTGATCGTGGAGCACCGGCTGCACCAGACGTTCTGGGTGCTGAACCCGAACTCGGGCGACACCGGCGGTCTGCTGCTGGACGACTGGAAGACCTGGGACGAGCAGAAGTACGCCCTGCTCAAGCCCGCGCTGTGGCAGCAGGGCGGCAAGTTCGTCAGCCTGGACCACCAGGTGCCGCTGGGCGGGGCGGGCAGCACCACCGGGATCAGCCTGAGCGCGGCCTTCGGCGAGTCGGACACGGTCGCGCCGACCGTTCCGGGCCAGCCGTCGGCGAGCGGCGTCACCGCCACCGGTGTCACGCTGAGCTGGACGGCGTCCACCGACGCCGTGGGCGTGACCTCGTATGACGTTCTGCGCAACGGCACGGTGGTGGCGACGGTCTCCGGGACGAGCTACATCGCGAGCGGGTTGACGGCGTCCACCACGTACACCTTCAGTGTCCGGGCCAGGGACGCCGCCGGGAACGTCTCCGCGGCGTCGGCGGGACGCAGCGTGACGACGGCGGCGACCGGTGGCGACACGGGTGGCGGGTGCACCGCCACCTACAAGACGACCGGTTCCTGGTCCGGGGGTTTCCAGGCCGAGGTCGCGGTACGCAACACCGGCACCGCGGCGAGCACCGGCTGGGTCGTGAACTGGACCTATCCGAGCGGGACCACCGTGGCGTCGCTGTGGAACGGCGTGCAGGCCACACCGCCGGTGACCGTCCGCAACGCCGAGCACAACGGCGCCCTGGCGGCCGGAGCGTCCACCACATTCGGCCTGGTCGGCTCCGGCCCGTCGGCGACTCCCGCCACGGTGAGCTGCACGCTCTCCTGA
- a CDS encoding winged helix-turn-helix domain-containing protein, translated as MTDDVRDRILGLLHAGPATVAGLSARLGLPGGVVNYHLKILEQGGLVRAGLPRMVQGVAVLRYVSTAAVASPPLRIPAPLPGLTWTGTGQFPIPVWTVGADRGPDAAIGASGSAPAQPEIGASGSAPAQPEIGASGSAPAHSEIGASGSVPARPEMSAAGAPAGNPPGFEAALASPAGDSQDFGLSPAATTQGRDERDSGDGAGDVGMSAAAVPRQGGGGRPSMVGGAEPVFPFEVGAGVGTDLGPRLAEVRRVPLDDATFYEFATRLDALTREFAARATDGSPAAELAIALYRPSDAGGSGQGGAGQSGAGQGS; from the coding sequence ATGACTGACGACGTTCGTGATCGCATTCTCGGGCTGCTGCATGCCGGCCCCGCCACGGTGGCGGGTCTCTCCGCGCGGCTCGGGTTGCCGGGCGGGGTCGTCAACTATCACCTCAAGATCTTGGAGCAGGGTGGGCTGGTGCGCGCGGGCCTTCCCCGAATGGTGCAGGGAGTGGCGGTTCTGCGGTATGTCAGTACGGCCGCGGTCGCGTCACCGCCGCTGCGGATCCCGGCACCGCTGCCGGGACTCACCTGGACCGGGACGGGCCAATTCCCGATTCCGGTGTGGACGGTCGGTGCTGACCGTGGACCGGACGCGGCGATCGGCGCATCGGGATCCGCGCCGGCCCAGCCCGAGATCGGAGCATCCGGTTCCGCGCCGGCCCAGCCCGAGATCGGCGCGTCCGGATCCGCGCCGGCCCATTCCGAGATCGGCGCGTCCGGATCGGTGCCGGCTCGACCGGAGATGTCCGCCGCTGGTGCGCCGGCCGGGAACCCGCCGGGGTTCGAAGCCGCACTGGCTTCGCCGGCTGGGGACTCGCAAGACTTTGGGTTGTCACCTGCTGCGACGACGCAGGGGCGGGACGAACGAGATTCCGGTGACGGGGCCGGCGATGTTGGGATGTCTGCTGCGGCGGTTCCTCGTCAGGGTGGCGGAGGGAGGCCCTCGATGGTTGGCGGGGCTGAGCCGGTTTTTCCGTTTGAGGTGGGAGCTGGTGTAGGCACTGATCTCGGGCCCCGGCTTGCGGAGGTTCGGCGGGTTCCACTGGATGATGCGACGTTCTATGAGTTCGCTACACGGCTCGATGCGCTGACGCGGGAGTTCGCCGCCCGCGCCACTGACGGCTCCCCGGCTGCTGAGCTGGCGATTGCGCTCTACCGGCCGAGCGACGCGGGCGGCTCGGGGCAAGGCGGCGCTGGGCAGAGCGGCGCCGGGCAGGGCTCCTGA
- a CDS encoding LysR family transcriptional regulator — MEQRQLEFFVAVAEELNFTRAAKRTHAVQSTVSASIRALERDLGTPLFDRSTTRVTLTDAGRALLPEAKNALESLDLARAAVGSAGLGLRGSLRVGTLSGLTAVDLPGLVGDFRERHPGVRLTMTVAAEGSSGLLEKLRSHQLDVAFVGVDTAAVDGIDLTPLATFQPRLLVSENHPLAGAATVDPGALADEQFIDLPAGYCNRVRSDNDFRRAGLTRSIVVEVTDLTTVPSYVAAGLGVAVVPPLRAEAGARVVPVDLDPPATPWTLAVARPAAIPPSRAVRAFLDLIPAHTATTSEY, encoded by the coding sequence ATGGAACAGCGCCAGCTGGAGTTCTTCGTCGCGGTCGCCGAGGAGCTCAACTTCACCCGCGCCGCGAAACGCACCCACGCCGTCCAGTCCACGGTCTCGGCGAGCATCCGCGCGCTCGAGCGCGATCTCGGAACGCCGCTGTTCGACCGCAGCACCACCCGCGTCACGCTCACCGACGCCGGCCGGGCGCTGCTGCCGGAGGCGAAGAACGCCCTGGAATCGCTGGATCTCGCGCGGGCCGCGGTCGGGAGCGCCGGCCTCGGCCTGCGCGGCAGCCTGCGCGTCGGCACCCTCTCCGGCCTGACGGCCGTCGATCTGCCGGGGCTGGTCGGTGACTTCCGCGAGCGCCATCCGGGGGTACGGCTGACGATGACCGTGGCAGCCGAGGGCAGCTCCGGCCTGCTGGAGAAGCTCCGCTCCCACCAGCTCGACGTCGCTTTCGTGGGGGTGGACACCGCGGCCGTCGACGGGATCGACCTGACGCCCCTCGCCACGTTCCAGCCACGGCTGCTCGTGTCCGAGAATCATCCCCTCGCCGGCGCCGCGACGGTGGACCCGGGCGCGCTCGCCGACGAGCAATTCATCGATCTGCCGGCCGGTTACTGCAATCGGGTACGGTCCGACAACGACTTCCGCCGAGCCGGCCTGACCCGCTCGATAGTCGTCGAGGTCACCGACCTGACGACGGTGCCCAGTTACGTGGCGGCCGGCCTGGGCGTGGCCGTGGTCCCGCCGCTGCGCGCGGAGGCCGGGGCCCGCGTGGTCCCGGTCGACCTGGACCCGCCCGCCACCCCGTGGACCCTCGCGGTCGCCCGGCCGGCCGCGATCCCGCCGAGCCGGGCGGTCCGGGCGTTCCTCGATCTGATCCCCGCCCACACCGCCACGACCAGCGAATACTAG
- a CDS encoding nucleoside deaminase produces the protein MTLVTGTEITAADTTHLERSVALAWDARNRGDHPFGSLLVTPDGTVLEAVNTVVTASDPTGHAETNLVRLAGRLDLATRAGSVLYTSTEPCAMCAGAIYWAGIGRVVFAFSSEELSKLVDEEEGVPPLNLASREVFARGGRPIVVDGPAPLPSAAAVHHGFWD, from the coding sequence ATGACGTTGGTGACTGGTACGGAGATCACGGCGGCGGACACGACCCATCTGGAACGGTCCGTCGCGCTGGCCTGGGACGCCCGCAACCGGGGAGACCACCCGTTCGGCTCACTGCTGGTCACGCCGGACGGCACGGTGCTGGAAGCGGTGAACACGGTGGTGACCGCATCGGATCCGACCGGGCACGCCGAGACCAACCTGGTGCGGCTCGCCGGCCGGCTCGACCTCGCGACACGGGCCGGCAGCGTGCTCTACACCAGCACCGAGCCGTGCGCCATGTGCGCGGGCGCGATCTACTGGGCCGGCATCGGGCGAGTGGTGTTCGCGTTCTCCTCCGAGGAACTCAGCAAGCTGGTCGACGAGGAGGAAGGGGTGCCGCCGCTGAACCTGGCGTCCCGTGAGGTGTTCGCGCGCGGCGGCCGCCCGATCGTGGTCGACGGGCCGGCGCCGCTGCCCAGCGCGGCAGCGGTCCACCACGGGTTCTGGGACTAG
- a CDS encoding CPBP family intramembrane glutamic endopeptidase → MPVDRTRRISRRRLGLVLAAVVAVLVAVNVATKFGPAGTGLVAGPVVAIGLLLLGRRAGLTWHDLGLAPHTLTRGIRYAVGAVLAVAVVYAIAAAIPATRPAFQDGRYDLHLSAVLQTAFVVIPFGTVLLEEIAFRGVLHGLVNRHRGAVWASVVSSVLFGLWHILPSLRLAEANRAVGDAVGGGTTGQVLAVAGAVGFTALAGLLLCELRRRSGSLLAAAALHWATNGMGLLVGAALATVHFA, encoded by the coding sequence GTGCCCGTCGACCGTACCCGAAGAATCTCCCGCCGAAGGCTGGGCCTCGTCCTCGCCGCCGTTGTCGCGGTGCTGGTCGCGGTCAACGTGGCGACCAAATTCGGCCCGGCCGGCACCGGTCTGGTCGCCGGCCCGGTCGTCGCGATCGGGCTGTTGCTGCTCGGCCGCCGCGCGGGGCTGACCTGGCACGACCTGGGGCTCGCGCCGCACACGCTGACCCGGGGCATCAGGTACGCGGTGGGCGCCGTGCTCGCCGTCGCGGTCGTCTACGCGATCGCCGCCGCCATCCCGGCGACCCGGCCGGCGTTCCAGGACGGCCGGTACGACCTGCACCTGAGCGCCGTGCTGCAGACCGCCTTCGTGGTGATCCCGTTCGGGACCGTGCTGCTCGAGGAGATCGCCTTCCGTGGCGTGCTGCACGGCCTGGTGAACCGGCATCGCGGCGCGGTCTGGGCCAGCGTCGTGTCGTCGGTGCTGTTCGGGCTCTGGCACATCCTGCCGTCGCTGCGGCTCGCCGAGGCGAACCGGGCGGTCGGTGACGCGGTGGGCGGCGGCACCACCGGGCAGGTCCTGGCCGTGGCCGGTGCGGTCGGGTTCACCGCGCTGGCCGGACTGCTCCTCTGCGAGCTGCGGCGGCGCAGCGGCAGCCTGCTGGCGGCGGCCGCGCTGCACTGGGCGACGAACGGGATGGGCCTGCTGGTCGGCGCGGCCCTGGCCACCGTGCACTTCGCCTGA
- a CDS encoding TetR/AcrR family transcriptional regulator, which yields MTAAPRRTTGVRHGPRSTQVVERVRAAVLSEITRHGFAGITIDGVARAAGVNRTTIYRRWPTKADLLGAAVEPLLAEFDADPGTGSFRGDLLVLMRRLRDNAARPEGRALGDAVKSSAAELREIAVRAGARTLAPFDRAAERAAARGEIGDRALAGIAAHLAYAGIVMWEQNRGTPATDADCARMVNLALAGLSTVTE from the coding sequence GTGACCGCGGCCCCTCGACGAACCACCGGCGTGCGGCACGGTCCGCGCAGCACCCAGGTGGTCGAGCGGGTCCGTGCCGCGGTTCTCTCCGAGATCACCCGGCACGGGTTCGCCGGCATCACGATCGACGGGGTGGCCCGGGCCGCCGGGGTCAACCGGACCACGATCTACCGCCGCTGGCCGACGAAGGCCGACCTGCTCGGCGCGGCCGTCGAGCCGCTGCTCGCGGAGTTCGACGCCGATCCCGGGACCGGGTCGTTCCGTGGCGACCTGCTGGTGCTCATGCGACGGCTACGGGACAACGCCGCGCGACCCGAAGGCCGGGCGCTCGGCGACGCCGTCAAATCCAGCGCGGCCGAGCTGCGGGAGATCGCGGTACGGGCCGGTGCCCGTACCCTGGCGCCTTTTGATCGTGCCGCCGAGCGGGCGGCGGCGCGCGGTGAGATCGGCGATCGGGCCTTGGCCGGGATCGCGGCACATCTCGCCTATGCCGGCATCGTGATGTGGGAGCAGAACCGCGGCACGCCCGCGACCGATGCTGACTGTGCCCGCATGGTGAATCTCGCGCTCGCCGGACTGTCCACAGTGACGGAATAG
- the yidC gene encoding membrane protein insertase YidC, whose amino-acid sequence MSLDWIYNAISWILLRWHERWEAAGVPDGLVLGTNWTWILAIVFLVVTLRALLFPVFVKQIKSQRAMQALAPKIRELQEQHKSDPQKLQAEMMELYRAEKANPLMGCLPMLVQIPVFLGLFHVLNRLSPDNQGTTRYGWTTEQFAGATHATLFDSPLPAKFGSTASELAAFGASSGTVKVVAGVLVLVMMLTTYLTSRQMILKTGWAEDPQQKVVQRLMLYGIPASLLISGALFPIGVVIYWVTNNLVTLAQQQWVLRKFPPRPMTKGPEQPAVEAPAS is encoded by the coding sequence GTGAGTCTCGACTGGATCTATAACGCCATCTCGTGGATCCTCCTGCGCTGGCACGAGCGGTGGGAGGCGGCCGGGGTTCCGGACGGTCTCGTGCTCGGCACCAACTGGACGTGGATCCTGGCGATCGTCTTCCTGGTCGTCACGTTGCGGGCGCTGCTCTTCCCGGTGTTCGTGAAGCAGATCAAGTCGCAGCGGGCCATGCAGGCGCTCGCGCCGAAGATCCGGGAACTGCAGGAGCAGCACAAGAGCGATCCGCAGAAGCTCCAGGCCGAGATGATGGAGCTGTATCGGGCGGAGAAGGCCAACCCTCTGATGGGGTGCCTGCCCATGCTCGTACAAATCCCGGTTTTTCTTGGTCTGTTCCACGTGCTCAATAGGTTGAGCCCGGACAATCAAGGCACCACACGGTACGGGTGGACCACTGAGCAGTTCGCCGGCGCCACCCACGCGACGCTGTTCGACTCACCGCTCCCGGCGAAGTTCGGCTCCACGGCGTCCGAGCTGGCCGCGTTCGGGGCGAGCAGCGGCACCGTGAAGGTCGTCGCCGGGGTGCTCGTGCTGGTCATGATGTTGACGACGTATCTGACCAGCCGTCAGATGATCCTCAAAACCGGGTGGGCCGAGGACCCGCAGCAGAAGGTGGTGCAACGGCTGATGCTGTACGGCATTCCGGCGTCACTGTTGATCTCCGGTGCGCTGTTCCCGATCGGTGTGGTCATCTACTGGGTGACCAACAACCTGGTGACTCTGGCGCAGCAGCAGTGGGTGTTGCGCAAGTTCCCGCCGCGGCCGATGACGAAGGGCCCGGAACAGCCGGCCGTGGAGGCGCCTGCCTCGTGA
- a CDS encoding NAD-dependent epimerase/dehydratase family protein — MKIFLTGATGYIGSAVRSALIAGGHSVTALVRAESAGRVTGDGLDVMIGDMRDAALVRDLAATSDAVIHTASPGDASSAAAEAEFADAVLAGRPKAFIRTGGVWVHGAGADITEETPIAAPALVAWRDEIDKRVLGASGIRSVLIEPGIVYGHGAGIARMVVSAPQVDGALQLIGDGRQHWTTVHVDDLAALYVLALEKGDAGSVFLGVGGENPTVRELGEAASRRLGLGGRVVPEEPSETVARLGDFGAALLVDQQASGEKARRVLGWKPERASLLAEIAAGGYDGGGRSA, encoded by the coding sequence GTGAAGATCTTTCTTACCGGTGCGACCGGTTACATCGGCTCCGCTGTCCGCTCCGCCCTGATCGCCGGCGGACATTCGGTCACTGCGCTCGTACGGGCGGAGAGCGCCGGCCGGGTGACCGGCGACGGGCTCGACGTGATGATCGGCGACATGCGGGACGCGGCTCTGGTGCGCGACCTCGCCGCCACCAGCGATGCCGTGATCCACACCGCCAGCCCGGGTGACGCCTCCAGCGCGGCCGCGGAGGCCGAGTTCGCGGACGCGGTCCTGGCCGGGCGACCGAAAGCGTTCATCCGGACCGGTGGTGTCTGGGTGCACGGGGCGGGCGCCGACATCACCGAGGAGACACCGATCGCCGCGCCCGCGCTCGTGGCCTGGCGCGACGAGATCGACAAGCGGGTGCTGGGCGCGTCCGGCATCCGGTCCGTGCTGATCGAGCCGGGGATCGTCTACGGCCACGGTGCTGGGATCGCGCGGATGGTGGTGTCCGCGCCACAGGTTGATGGTGCACTGCAGTTGATCGGTGATGGACGTCAGCACTGGACGACCGTCCATGTTGACGACCTGGCGGCGCTGTATGTGCTGGCGCTGGAGAAGGGGGATGCCGGGTCGGTGTTCCTGGGTGTCGGTGGGGAGAACCCCACCGTTCGGGAGTTGGGGGAGGCGGCCAGCCGGCGGCTGGGGCTCGGTGGGCGGGTCGTTCCGGAGGAGCCGTCGGAAACGGTCGCGCGGCTCGGGGATTTCGGGGCTGCGCTGCTGGTGGATCAGCAGGCTTCGGGGGAGAAGGCGCGGCGGGTGCTCGGGTGGAAGCCGGAGCGGGCGTCGCTGCTCGCCGAGATCGCCGCGGGCGGGTATGACGGTGGGGGCCGTTCCGCATGA